Proteins encoded in a region of the Rhizobium sp. CC-YZS058 genome:
- a CDS encoding RNA-binding S4 domain-containing protein, whose amino-acid sequence MAETTLPPGTAERQRLDKWLFFTRLLKSRSLAQKAIESGKVFVNETRIVQPAHAVRAGDRVLLSLDRRDLIVRVIAAGTRRGPYEEARLLYEDLTPPPDPHARLTAFEQATREPGSGRPTKRERREIDRLQSGVGFDDGTEHDAED is encoded by the coding sequence ATGGCCGAGACCACGCTCCCTCCAGGCACGGCCGAGCGCCAGCGCCTCGACAAGTGGCTCTTCTTCACGCGGCTTCTGAAATCCCGCTCGCTTGCTCAAAAGGCGATCGAATCCGGCAAGGTCTTCGTCAACGAGACCCGGATCGTCCAGCCGGCGCACGCCGTGCGGGCAGGCGACCGGGTTCTGCTGTCGCTCGATCGGCGCGACCTGATCGTGCGCGTCATCGCTGCTGGAACGCGGCGCGGGCCCTATGAAGAGGCACGGCTGCTCTACGAGGACCTGACGCCGCCGCCGGATCCACACGCGCGGCTCACGGCCTTCGAGCAGGCGACGCGGGAGCCCGGCAGCGGGCGGCCCACCAAGCGGGAACGGCGCGAAATCGACCGCCTGCAAAGCGGCGTCGGCTTCGACGATGGAACCGAGCACGACGCCGAGGATTGA
- a CDS encoding helicase-related protein — protein sequence MILSGRGVTAVLGPTNTGKTHYAIERMVAHGSGVIGLPLRLLAREVYTRLVERVGLHNVALVTGEEKISPHMARYSVCTVEAMPRETKAEFVAIDEVQLAGDLERGHIFTDRLLHLRGRSETLLLGAGTMRPILEQLLPGITVVERPRLSQLLYAGSKKITRLPQRSAIVAFSADEVYAIAELIRRQRGGAAVVLGALSPRTRNAQVALYQAGDVEYLVATDAIGMGLNLDVDHVAFAQDRKYDGFQFRNLNPSELAQIAGRAGRHLRDGTFGVTSRVDPFDDELVHRIEAHQFDPVRVLQWRSKALDFSTLASLKKSLDTPPAVQGLTKTLPAVDQQALDVLTAYPEIGSLASSRERVEKLWEACALPDYRRIAPAQHAELIATIYTDLVRRGTVNEDFLSEQVRRADHTDGEIDTLSARIAQIRTWTYVSNRPGWLADPTHWQEKTREIEDRLSDALHERLTKRFVDRRTSVLMKRLRENAMLEAEISVNGDVFVEGHHVGQLTGFRFSLAQTTDGLDARAAQGAAQKALSLEFEARAARLHASGNADLALASDGLVRWLGDPVARLAASDHIMRPRVIILADEQLTGPARDHVAARIERFVNHHIATVLKPLDDLSRAEDLQGLAKGLAFQLVENLGVLFRRDVADDVKSLDQEARASMRRHGIRFGAYHIFMPALLKPAPAELITLLWALKNDGLDKPGYGDLIPVLAAGRTSVVTDPTFERMFYKLAGFRFLGKRAVRIDILERLADLIRPLLQWKPGSGARPDGAYDGRRFVATTAMLSILGATPDDMEEILKGLGYRADAVKAEEAAAFLAQHDAAQVPAANAAADAAEAPSSEADASAETADSGETRTPTEEPAADVASTETAAAEEAPVEAGETSAADAQAADDATADEAQSADAANAESAVADAPSAEPVEAKPVLLWRPGGRNDAVQRERGQRPGGPRRQGGERGERSGDQQRQGDQRRGGGRHQPRAEGTGEAGQGRPQQARREDGDRKPHQGRGGKPDGRNDNRGDRRNDRPHERNTERGGKPQSGSFEARPPRKEKPIDPDSPFAKLAALKEQMKK from the coding sequence ATGATCCTGAGCGGCCGCGGGGTAACCGCGGTCCTCGGTCCCACCAACACCGGCAAGACGCATTACGCGATCGAGCGCATGGTGGCCCACGGCTCCGGCGTCATCGGACTGCCGCTTCGCCTCCTGGCACGCGAGGTCTATACCCGGCTGGTGGAGCGGGTCGGCCTGCACAATGTCGCGCTTGTGACCGGCGAGGAAAAGATCAGCCCGCACATGGCGCGCTATTCGGTCTGCACGGTCGAAGCCATGCCGCGCGAGACCAAGGCGGAGTTCGTCGCCATCGACGAGGTGCAGCTGGCCGGCGACCTCGAGCGCGGCCATATCTTTACCGATCGGCTGCTGCATCTGCGCGGCCGCTCCGAGACGCTGCTGCTCGGCGCCGGCACCATGCGGCCGATCCTCGAACAATTGCTGCCCGGCATCACCGTGGTGGAGCGGCCGCGTCTGTCGCAGCTGCTCTATGCCGGCTCCAAGAAGATCACCCGCCTGCCGCAGCGCTCGGCCATCGTCGCCTTTTCGGCCGACGAGGTCTATGCGATCGCCGAACTGATCCGCCGTCAGCGTGGCGGGGCTGCCGTGGTGCTGGGCGCGCTCAGCCCGCGCACCCGCAATGCCCAGGTGGCGCTCTACCAGGCCGGCGATGTCGAATATCTGGTGGCGACCGACGCGATCGGCATGGGCCTCAACCTCGATGTCGATCATGTCGCCTTCGCCCAGGACCGCAAATATGATGGCTTCCAGTTCCGCAACCTGAACCCGAGCGAGCTGGCGCAGATCGCGGGCCGCGCCGGCCGGCACCTGCGCGATGGCACGTTCGGCGTCACCTCGCGCGTCGATCCGTTCGACGACGAACTGGTTCACCGCATCGAGGCGCATCAGTTCGATCCCGTCCGCGTGCTGCAATGGCGCTCGAAGGCGCTCGATTTCTCGACGCTTGCCAGCCTCAAGAAATCGCTCGACACGCCGCCGGCCGTCCAGGGCCTGACCAAGACGCTGCCGGCCGTCGACCAGCAGGCGCTGGATGTGCTGACGGCCTATCCGGAGATCGGTTCGCTTGCCTCCTCGCGCGAGCGGGTGGAAAAGCTGTGGGAGGCCTGCGCGCTGCCCGACTACCGCCGGATCGCGCCCGCCCAGCATGCCGAACTGATCGCGACGATCTACACCGATCTGGTGCGTCGCGGCACGGTGAACGAGGATTTCCTGTCCGAACAGGTCCGCCGCGCGGACCACACGGATGGCGAGATCGACACATTGTCGGCGCGAATCGCGCAAATAAGAACCTGGACTTACGTCTCGAACCGCCCGGGTTGGCTGGCCGATCCGACACACTGGCAGGAAAAGACGCGAGAAATCGAAGATCGGCTGTCCGACGCTCTGCATGAAAGGTTGACGAAACGCTTCGTTGACCGCAGGACATCCGTTCTCATGAAGCGGCTGAGAGAGAATGCGATGCTGGAAGCGGAAATCAGTGTGAACGGCGACGTCTTTGTCGAGGGACATCATGTGGGACAGCTGACCGGCTTCCGGTTCTCGCTCGCCCAGACGACGGATGGACTGGACGCGCGCGCCGCACAGGGCGCAGCGCAGAAAGCGCTGTCGCTGGAGTTCGAGGCGCGCGCCGCCCGGCTGCATGCCTCCGGCAATGCCGATCTCGCTCTGGCCTCCGATGGCCTCGTCCGCTGGCTGGGCGATCCCGTGGCGCGGCTTGCCGCGAGCGACCATATCATGCGTCCGCGCGTCATCATCCTGGCGGACGAGCAGTTGACGGGCCCGGCCCGCGACCACGTCGCCGCCCGCATCGAACGCTTCGTCAACCACCATATCGCAACGGTGCTGAAGCCGCTCGACGACCTCTCGCGTGCCGAGGACCTGCAGGGTCTCGCCAAGGGATTGGCGTTCCAGCTGGTGGAAAACCTGGGCGTCCTGTTCCGCCGCGATGTTGCCGACGACGTCAAGTCGCTCGACCAGGAGGCACGCGCCTCCATGCGTCGCCATGGCATCCGCTTCGGCGCCTACCACATTTTCATGCCGGCGCTCCTGAAGCCCGCTCCGGCCGAACTCATCACACTCCTCTGGGCGCTGAAGAATGACGGGCTCGACAAGCCGGGTTACGGCGATCTGATCCCGGTTCTGGCAGCCGGCCGCACCTCGGTCGTCACCGATCCCACCTTCGAGCGCATGTTCTACAAGCTTGCCGGCTTCCGCTTCCTGGGCAAGCGCGCCGTGCGCATCGATATCCTGGAGCGGCTTGCCGATCTCATCCGTCCGCTCTTGCAGTGGAAGCCGGGCAGCGGCGCACGGCCGGATGGCGCCTATGACGGACGCCGCTTCGTCGCGACCACCGCCATGCTTTCCATCCTCGGCGCGACGCCGGACGACATGGAAGAGATCCTGAAGGGTCTCGGCTACCGGGCCGATGCGGTGAAGGCGGAAGAGGCTGCGGCCTTCCTCGCCCAGCACGACGCCGCACAGGTGCCGGCAGCGAACGCAGCAGCAGACGCCGCTGAGGCGCCCTCCTCCGAGGCTGATGCCTCTGCTGAGACGGCCGACAGCGGCGAAACCCGCACGCCGACCGAAGAGCCCGCTGCCGACGTCGCCTCCACCGAGACGGCCGCCGCAGAAGAGGCGCCGGTTGAAGCAGGAGAGACCTCGGCAGCCGATGCCCAGGCCGCCGATGACGCAACGGCGGACGAAGCGCAAAGCGCTGACGCGGCGAACGCCGAGTCGGCCGTGGCGGATGCGCCGAGCGCCGAACCGGTCGAAGCCAAGCCGGTCCTGCTCTGGCGCCCCGGTGGGCGCAATGATGCGGTTCAGCGCGAGCGTGGCCAGCGTCCGGGTGGTCCGCGTCGCCAGGGTGGCGAGCGCGGCGAACGCAGCGGCGACCAGCAGCGCCAGGGCGATCAACGCCGCGGCGGTGGCCGCCACCAACCGCGCGCCGAAGGGACCGGCGAGGCAGGCCAAGGCCGGCCGCAACAGGCTCGCCGCGAGGATGGCGACCGCAAGCCGCATCAGGGCCGCGGCGGCAAGCCGGACGGTCGCAATGACAACCGCGGTGACCGCCGCAACGACCGCCCGCATGAGCGCAACACCGAGCGGGGCGGCAAACCGCAGTCCGGCAGCTTTGAAGCCCGCCCGCCGCGCAAGGAAAAGCCGATCGATCCCGATTCGCCCTTCGCAAAGCTTGCGGCGCTCAAGGAGCAGATGAAGAAGTAG
- a CDS encoding beta-ketoacyl-ACP reductase, translated as MSRVALVTGGTRGIGAAISMGLKGAGYKVAANYAGNDEAAEAFSTVTGIPVFKWDVSDYSSCAAGVAKVEETLGPVEILVNNAGITRDAMFHKMTPAQWSEVINVNLNGLFNMTHPVWSSMRDRNFGRIINISSINGQKGQMGQANYSASKAGDLGFTKALAQEGAAKGITVNAICPGYIGTEMVRAIPEKVLTERIIPQIPVGRLGEPEEIARCVVFLASDDAGFITGSTLSANGGQFFV; from the coding sequence ATGAGCAGGGTTGCTTTGGTAACAGGCGGCACGCGCGGCATTGGCGCGGCCATTTCCATGGGGCTCAAGGGGGCGGGCTACAAGGTTGCCGCCAATTATGCCGGCAATGACGAGGCAGCCGAAGCCTTCAGCACTGTCACCGGCATCCCGGTGTTCAAATGGGACGTGTCCGACTATTCGAGCTGTGCCGCAGGGGTCGCCAAGGTCGAGGAAACGCTTGGGCCGGTTGAAATCCTGGTCAACAATGCCGGCATCACGCGCGACGCCATGTTCCACAAAATGACGCCGGCGCAATGGTCCGAGGTGATCAATGTCAACCTCAACGGCCTGTTCAACATGACCCATCCGGTCTGGTCGAGCATGCGCGACCGCAATTTCGGCCGAATCATCAACATCTCCTCGATCAACGGCCAGAAGGGGCAGATGGGCCAGGCGAATTATTCCGCCTCCAAGGCTGGCGATCTCGGCTTCACCAAGGCGCTTGCCCAGGAAGGCGCGGCCAAGGGCATCACCGTCAACGCGATCTGCCCAGGCTATATCGGAACGGAAATGGTGCGCGCGATCCCCGAAAAGGTCCTGACCGAACGGATCATTCCGCAAATCCCCGTTGGCCGGCTTGGAGAGCCGGAAGAGATCGCCCGCTGCGTGGTGTTCCTGGCCTCCGATGATGCCGGCTTCATCACCGGCTCCACCCTGTCGGCCAATGGCGGGCAGTTCTTCGTCTGA
- a CDS encoding acetyl-CoA C-acetyltransferase → MSSSSVVIASAGRTAVGSFNGAFGTTPAHELGAAVIKGVLERAGVEAGEVDEVVLGQVLGAGEGQNPARQAAIKAGIPDSKTAFGLNQLCGSGLRAVAIGMQQIATGDASIVVAGGMESMSMAPHCAHLRGGVKMGDLKMVDTMIKDGLTDAFYGYHMGTTAENIARKWQLSRDEQDQFALASQNKAEAAQKAGRFADEIIPFTVKSRKGDVTVDQDEYIRHGATLDSMAKLRPAFDKEGTVTAGNASGLNDGAAAALLMSEDEASRRGIAPLARIVSWATAGVDPQIMGTGPIPASRKALEKAGWSVADLELIEANEAFAAQACAVNKDLGWDTSLVNVNGGAIAIGHPIGASGARVLNTLLFEMKRRGAKRGLATLCIGGGMGVAMCVEGL, encoded by the coding sequence ATGAGCAGTTCGTCCGTCGTCATCGCCAGCGCCGGCAGGACCGCCGTCGGCTCGTTCAACGGCGCTTTCGGCACCACACCGGCCCATGAACTGGGCGCCGCCGTCATCAAGGGCGTGCTGGAGCGCGCTGGTGTCGAGGCGGGAGAGGTGGACGAGGTGGTGCTGGGCCAAGTGCTCGGCGCCGGCGAGGGACAGAACCCGGCGCGCCAGGCCGCCATCAAGGCCGGTATTCCGGACAGCAAGACCGCTTTCGGTCTTAACCAGCTCTGCGGCTCGGGCCTGCGCGCGGTGGCCATTGGCATGCAGCAGATTGCAACCGGAGATGCGTCCATCGTTGTGGCAGGCGGCATGGAATCCATGTCCATGGCCCCGCATTGCGCGCATCTGCGCGGCGGCGTGAAGATGGGCGACCTGAAGATGGTCGACACCATGATCAAGGACGGGCTGACGGACGCGTTCTACGGCTATCACATGGGCACGACGGCTGAAAACATTGCCCGCAAATGGCAGCTCTCGCGCGACGAGCAGGACCAGTTCGCGCTCGCCTCGCAGAACAAGGCGGAAGCTGCCCAGAAAGCCGGCCGCTTTGCCGACGAGATCATTCCCTTCACTGTCAAATCCCGCAAGGGCGATGTGACCGTCGACCAGGACGAATATATCCGCCACGGCGCGACGCTCGATTCGATGGCGAAGCTGCGCCCTGCCTTCGACAAGGAGGGCACCGTGACGGCCGGCAATGCCTCCGGCCTCAACGATGGCGCCGCCGCCGCGCTTCTGATGAGCGAGGACGAAGCCAGCCGCCGGGGCATCGCGCCGCTCGCCCGGATCGTGTCCTGGGCCACAGCCGGCGTCGATCCGCAGATCATGGGCACGGGGCCCATTCCCGCCTCCCGCAAGGCGCTGGAAAAGGCCGGCTGGTCGGTGGCCGATCTTGAACTGATCGAGGCCAATGAAGCCTTCGCCGCCCAAGCCTGCGCGGTCAACAAGGATCTCGGCTGGGATACGAGCCTCGTCAACGTGAATGGCGGCGCCATTGCCATCGGCCATCCGATCGGCGCGTCGGGCGCTCGCGTGCTCAACACGCTGCTGTTCGAGATGAAGCGGCGCGGCGCCAAGCGCGGCCTGGCAACTCTGTGCATCGGCGGCGGCATGGGCGTTGCCATGTGCGTCGAAGGTCTCTGA
- the phaR gene encoding polyhydroxyalkanoate synthesis repressor PhaR: MAKNDGQIVIKKYANRRLYNTGTSTYVTLDDLAVMVKKGDEFTVQDAKSGEDITHSVLTQIIFEQESKTGNTLLPISFLRQLISFYGDQMQMVVPSYLEHSMQAFTEQQVQMREQISKAFGDTPLGKNLQVPLQLVEEQVKRNTDMFHQAMQMFSPFMAATPPVREPRKAEAKDLDELKEQLRALQTKLDSLT; this comes from the coding sequence ATGGCGAAGAACGACGGCCAGATCGTTATCAAGAAATATGCCAACCGGCGCCTCTACAATACCGGAACAAGCACCTATGTGACGCTCGACGATTTGGCTGTCATGGTGAAGAAGGGTGACGAATTCACCGTGCAGGATGCCAAGAGCGGCGAAGATATCACCCATTCCGTTCTGACGCAGATCATCTTCGAACAGGAATCGAAGACCGGGAACACCTTGTTGCCCATCTCTTTCCTCCGACAGCTGATTTCCTTCTACGGCGACCAGATGCAGATGGTGGTGCCGAGCTATCTCGAACATTCCATGCAGGCTTTCACCGAGCAGCAGGTCCAGATGCGCGAGCAGATCAGCAAGGCCTTCGGCGATACGCCGCTTGGCAAGAATCTGCAGGTGCCGCTGCAGCTGGTGGAAGAGCAGGTCAAGCGCAACACCGACATGTTCCACCAGGCCATGCAGATGTTCTCGCCCTTCATGGCCGCCACGCCGCCGGTGCGCGAGCCGCGCAAGGCCGAGGCCAAGGATCTCGACGAGCTGAAGGAGCAGCTGCGGGCGCTGCAGACCAAGCTCGACAGCCTGACCTGA
- the rpmF gene encoding 50S ribosomal protein L32 yields MAVPKRKTSPSRRGMRRSADALKAPTYIEDKNSGELRRPHHVDLKTGMYRGRQVLTPKTSS; encoded by the coding sequence ATGGCTGTACCGAAAAGAAAAACGAGCCCGTCCCGACGCGGCATGCGCCGTTCCGCCGACGCGTTGAAGGCTCCGACCTACATCGAAGACAAGAACTCCGGCGAACTGCGCCGCCCGCACCATGTCGACCTGAAGACCGGCATGTATCGTGGCCGCCAGGTTCTGACGCCGAAGACCTCTTCGTAA
- a CDS encoding glutathione S-transferase family protein: MDELILYVGNKNYSSWSFRPWIALKAGGIPFRDVVIPFDFANGNAQFREISPTGRVPVLHHGARRIWESLAIIEYAAELFPNAGLWPAYAGARAVARSVSMEMLSGFRSLRGACPMNIRRPVGALTLTPETAAGVAADVARIETIWRDALEASGGPFLFGRFSAADAMFAPVVNRFEIYALTEDAGSRRYMQTVKSHPAFQAWEADALQESWIVPEDEA, encoded by the coding sequence ATGGACGAACTCATTCTTTATGTCGGCAACAAGAACTATTCTTCCTGGTCGTTCAGGCCCTGGATCGCGTTGAAGGCTGGCGGCATTCCGTTTCGCGATGTGGTGATCCCCTTCGACTTTGCAAACGGGAATGCGCAGTTTCGTGAGATCTCGCCCACCGGCCGGGTCCCGGTGCTTCACCACGGGGCGCGCCGGATTTGGGAATCGCTGGCGATCATCGAATATGCGGCGGAGCTTTTCCCCAATGCCGGGCTCTGGCCGGCATATGCGGGCGCGCGCGCCGTAGCGCGCAGTGTCTCGATGGAGATGCTGTCCGGCTTTCGCAGCCTGCGCGGTGCCTGCCCGATGAACATTCGTCGCCCGGTGGGTGCGCTGACGCTTACGCCGGAGACCGCCGCCGGCGTGGCGGCCGATGTTGCGCGGATCGAAACGATCTGGCGGGATGCGCTTGAGGCCTCCGGCGGACCCTTTCTTTTCGGCCGCTTCTCGGCTGCCGATGCCATGTTCGCGCCGGTGGTCAACCGCTTCGAGATCTATGCACTGACCGAGGATGCGGGGTCGCGCCGCTATATGCAGACGGTCAAGAGCCATCCGGCATTCCAGGCCTGGGAGGCAGACGCGCTGCAGGAAAGCTGGATCGTGCCTGAGGACGAAGCGTAA
- the mtgA gene encoding monofunctional biosynthetic peptidoglycan transglycosylase, with protein MFYDGKEQRVEGGTAGLDIAPETREEQDVRSGGVSRRSSTWVKRRWRQLLAVLLVVLLLPYALILLYTPNLVHPVSTLMLRDLVTFSGYDRRWVPFEQISPHLVRSVMSSEDGQFCMHAGVDWVQMRGVVDDALEGEATRGASTIPMQTAKNLFLWNGRSFLRKGMELPLALAADFVWSKKRLMEIYLNIAEWGPGIYGAEAAAQYHFGVPAAKLNRRQAALLAVSLPNPITRNAGKPGRGLKRLAAMIERRAGASGDYITCLYP; from the coding sequence ATGTTCTATGACGGGAAAGAGCAACGGGTCGAGGGCGGGACGGCTGGATTGGATATCGCACCGGAAACGCGCGAGGAGCAGGACGTGCGGTCGGGCGGCGTGAGCAGGCGGTCATCGACTTGGGTGAAGCGCCGCTGGCGCCAGCTTCTCGCCGTGCTGCTCGTTGTCCTGCTTCTGCCCTATGCGCTGATCCTGCTTTACACGCCCAACCTGGTTCACCCGGTCTCCACCCTGATGCTGCGCGATCTCGTCACCTTCAGCGGCTATGACCGGCGCTGGGTGCCTTTCGAGCAGATCTCGCCGCATCTCGTCCGCTCGGTCATGTCGTCTGAGGATGGCCAGTTCTGCATGCATGCCGGCGTCGACTGGGTGCAGATGCGCGGCGTGGTGGACGATGCGCTCGAGGGCGAGGCGACCCGCGGCGCCAGCACCATTCCCATGCAGACGGCCAAGAACCTGTTTCTCTGGAACGGCCGCTCTTTCCTTCGCAAGGGCATGGAACTGCCGCTGGCCCTCGCCGCCGACTTCGTCTGGTCCAAGAAGCGGTTGATGGAGATTTATCTCAACATCGCCGAATGGGGCCCCGGCATCTATGGAGCCGAGGCGGCGGCGCAGTACCATTTCGGCGTTCCTGCCGCTAAGCTCAACCGTCGGCAGGCGGCCCTGCTTGCCGTGTCCCTGCCGAACCCCATCACCCGCAATGCCGGAAAGCCCGGCCGGGGGCTGAAACGGCTGGCGGCGATGATCGAGCGGCGCGCCGGCGCCTCGGGCGATTACATCACCTGTCTTTATCCCTGA
- a CDS encoding farnesyl diphosphate synthase has product MSQSDTLFQTRLRDHAEMVATCLTGLLGGDPQSDEIVRPAPLLAAMRHGVLNGGKRLRPFLVLESAALFGGSAEVALRVGAALECIHCYSLVHDDLPAMDDDALRRGQPTVHIAYGEANAILAGDSLLTLAFDSLAAPETVTEDSVKVALILALSRAAGLGGMAGGQALDLMAESEQPDEEGIVRLQAMKTGALIRFACEAGAILSKASAEDRARLRRFGEIIGRAFQLADDVLDLTADAATLGKATGKDADRGKATLVARRGLDWAEAELARLVAEASALLAPYGERADVLLAAARFVANRRH; this is encoded by the coding sequence ATGAGCCAGTCCGACACGCTTTTCCAAACCCGCCTGCGCGACCATGCCGAGATGGTGGCCACCTGCTTGACAGGCCTGCTCGGTGGCGATCCGCAGAGCGATGAGATCGTCCGCCCGGCGCCGCTTCTTGCGGCCATGCGCCACGGCGTGCTGAACGGCGGCAAACGGCTGCGGCCTTTCCTTGTGCTGGAATCGGCAGCTTTGTTCGGTGGTTCGGCAGAGGTGGCGTTACGGGTCGGGGCGGCGCTTGAATGCATTCACTGCTATTCGCTGGTCCATGACGATCTGCCGGCTATGGATGACGATGCGCTGCGCCGCGGCCAGCCGACCGTCCATATCGCCTATGGCGAGGCCAATGCCATCCTGGCCGGCGATAGCCTGCTGACGCTGGCCTTCGATAGTCTCGCGGCTCCGGAGACGGTGACCGAGGATTCGGTCAAGGTCGCCCTTATCCTGGCCCTGTCGCGCGCGGCCGGCCTTGGCGGCATGGCGGGTGGCCAGGCGCTGGATCTGATGGCGGAGAGCGAGCAGCCGGATGAGGAAGGCATCGTGCGCCTTCAGGCGATGAAGACCGGCGCGCTGATCCGCTTCGCCTGCGAGGCCGGGGCCATCCTGTCAAAGGCAAGCGCGGAGGATCGGGCCCGGCTGCGCCGTTTCGGCGAAATCATCGGTCGCGCCTTCCAGCTTGCCGACGACGTGCTGGACCTGACGGCCGATGCGGCGACGCTCGGCAAGGCAACCGGCAAGGATGCCGATCGCGGCAAAGCCACGCTTGTCGCGCGCCGCGGTCTCGACTGGGCGGAAGCGGAGCTCGCCAGGTTGGTGGCGGAAGCCAGTGCGCTGCTTGCCCCCTATGGCGAACGTGCCGATGTGCTGCTTGCCGCTGCCCGCTTCGTGGCGAACCGGCGCCACTGA
- the ispG gene encoding flavodoxin-dependent (E)-4-hydroxy-3-methylbut-2-enyl-diphosphate synthase: MSTSFAFEPQPRRATVAVDVGGVIVGGGAPVVVQSMTNTDTADVDATVAQVAALHRAGSELVRITVDRDESARAVPKIRERLERLGLDVPLIGDFHYIGHKLLADHPACAEALAKYRINPGNVGFKDKKDRQFAAIIERAIEFDKPVRIGVNWGSLDQELLTRLMNDNQEKGFPLTAQEVMRETIVQSALISAELAEEIGLPRNRIILSAKVSNVQDLISVYAMLSSRSNHALHLGLTEAGMGSKGIVASSASLGILMQQGIGDTIRISLTPEPGGDRTREVQVAQELLQVMGFRQFIPVVAACPGCGRTTSTVFQELAQKIQDDIRRNMPVWREKYPGVEGLKVAVMGCIVNGPGESKHADIGISLPGTGELPAAPVYIDGKKALTIRGTNIAGDFEQLVADYIEKRFGQGQAAAE; encoded by the coding sequence ATGTCGACTTCGTTTGCTTTCGAGCCGCAGCCGCGCCGGGCCACCGTTGCGGTGGATGTCGGCGGGGTCATTGTCGGCGGCGGTGCGCCCGTCGTCGTGCAATCCATGACCAACACAGATACGGCCGATGTGGATGCGACGGTCGCCCAGGTGGCAGCGCTTCACCGCGCGGGATCGGAACTGGTGCGCATCACGGTCGACCGCGACGAAAGCGCGCGCGCCGTCCCAAAAATCCGTGAGCGGCTGGAGCGCCTTGGCCTCGATGTGCCGCTGATCGGCGATTTCCACTATATCGGCCACAAGCTGCTCGCCGATCATCCGGCCTGCGCCGAGGCGCTTGCGAAGTACCGCATCAATCCCGGCAATGTCGGCTTCAAGGACAAGAAGGACCGTCAGTTCGCAGCGATCATCGAACGCGCGATCGAATTCGACAAGCCGGTGCGCATCGGCGTCAACTGGGGCTCGCTCGACCAGGAACTCCTGACCCGGCTGATGAACGACAATCAGGAGAAGGGCTTTCCCCTGACCGCGCAGGAGGTCATGCGCGAGACGATCGTCCAGTCGGCGCTGATTTCGGCCGAACTTGCCGAAGAGATCGGCCTGCCGCGCAACCGCATCATCCTTTCGGCCAAGGTGTCCAATGTTCAGGACCTGATCTCGGTCTATGCCATGCTGTCCTCGCGCTCCAACCATGCGCTGCATCTGGGGTTGACCGAGGCCGGCATGGGCTCGAAGGGCATCGTCGCCTCCTCCGCGTCGCTCGGCATCCTGATGCAGCAGGGCATCGGCGATACCATCCGCATCTCGCTGACCCCCGAGCCCGGCGGCGATCGCACCCGCGAGGTGCAGGTGGCGCAGGAGCTTCTTCAGGTCATGGGCTTCCGCCAGTTCATCCCGGTCGTCGCCGCCTGTCCGGGCTGCGGGCGCACGACCTCGACCGTGTTCCAGGAGCTCGCCCAGAAAATCCAGGACGATATCCGCCGCAACATGCCGGTCTGGCGCGAGAAGTATCCAGGGGTCGAGGGGCTGAAGGTCGCGGTGATGGGCTGCATCGTCAACGGTCCCGGCGAAAGCAAGCATGCCGATATCGGCATTTCTCTCCCCGGCACCGGCGAGCTGCCGGCCGCACCCGTTTACATCGACGGCAAGAAGGCACTGACCATTCGCGGCACGAACATCGCCGGCGATTTCGAGCAGCTGGTCGCCGACTATATCGAGAAGCGCTTCGGCCAGGGCCAGGCCGCCGCTGAATAG